A window of Cryptomeria japonica chromosome 3, Sugi_1.0, whole genome shotgun sequence contains these coding sequences:
- the LOC131076018 gene encoding uncharacterized protein LOC131076018 has protein sequence MVFNSKKLVGVRNCAFPAKKWQQRRKQEGVMKNVVGGFKSVVKTLQGAKQIVVRLLADLLELEPESFYSRKALAYKPLEQDLVDGREEPLILPPMAGYEIKMQKKTIVLDLDETLIHSSEEPLEYYDFAVNVVIDGEPATFYVLKRPGMDELLQQLKDRYELVLFTAGIREYADAVVDRIDPYGAIKHRLFRDSCTQTCEGRFVKDLSLLGRDLRRVIIVDDNPNAYVFHPHNAVPVSSFVDDLYDRELSSVISFFKVVQDYEDLREAIRHFVVRDPLLKP, from the coding sequence atggtcttcaacaGCAAGAAATTGGTTGGGGTGAGGAATTGTGCATTTCCGGCAAAGAAATGGCAGCAGAGGCGAAAGCAGGAGGGAGTGATGAAAAATGTGGTGGGTGGTTTCAAATCCGTGGTCAAAACACTCCAAGGCGCTAAGCAGATCGTCGTCAGGCTTCTTGCAGACTTGCTTGAATTGGAGCCGGAATCTTTTTACAGCAGGAAAGCCCTCGCCTACAAACCACTTGAACAAGATTTGGTAGATGGTAGAGAGGAGCCCTTAATCTTGCCTCCCATGGCGGGTTACGAGATTAAAATGCAGAAGAAGACAATTGTTCTGGATTTGGATGAAACCCTAATCCATTCCAGCGAGGAGCCTCTCGAATACTATGATTTTGCCGTCAATGTGGTCATCGATGGCGAGCCAGCTACTTTCTATGTTCTAAAAAGGCCCGGGATGGATGAATTGCTGCAGCAGCTGAAGGACAGGTATGAGCTTGTGCTATTCACGGCAGGAATCAGGGAATATGCAGATGCAGTGGTGGATCGGATCGATCCTTATGGGGCTATCAAGCACCGTCTCTTCAGAGACTCGTGCACTCAAACTTGTGAGGGCAGGTTTGTGAAGGATCTCTCTCTTCTTGGGCGTGATCTCAGGCGGGTTATCATAGTGGACGACAACCCCAATGCTTATGTTTTTCACCCTCACAATGCAGTTCCTGTGAGTTCTTTTGTAGACGATTTGTACGACAGGGAGCTATCCAGcgtcataagcttcttcaaggttGTGCAAGATTATGAAGATCTCAGAGAAGCCATACGCCATTTTGTTGTCAGGGATCCTTTGCTGAAGCCATGA